One segment of Paenibacillus rhizovicinus DNA contains the following:
- the glnA gene encoding type I glutamate--ammonia ligase: MSVQNVLNTIKENNIMFVDFRFVDLSGHAHHITLPATEVDADTFVNGVAFDGSSIPGFRGIEESDMVMMPDTESSFIDPFTDHPTLNIMSNIHTPDGERYERDPRSIAQKAEEYLQTTGIGTTAFFAPESEFFIFDDVRYESKMNTSFYSVDSDEAGWNTGRKEEGGNLGYKIPVKGGYVPVAPVDAQQDIRSEMVRIMQESGLRVERHHHEVATAGQAEINFRFDTLTKTADNLLKYKYIINNVARQYGKVATFMPKPLFGDNGSGMHVHSSIFNGDSPLFYEKGAYANLSQMALHYIGGILHHAPALIAITNPSTNSFKRLVPGYEAPVNLVFSKGNRSAAIRIPVAAVTPKGCRIEFRTPDSTANPYLAFAAMLLAGLDGIKRQLDPIALGYGPFDKNIYELSDEDKKEIRSVPGTLDEALDALEADSEFLTEGGVFSQDFIENFIALKRSESKAVSIRVHPHEYSLYFDC; the protein is encoded by the coding sequence ATGTCAGTTCAAAATGTTTTGAACACGATCAAAGAAAACAACATCATGTTTGTCGATTTCCGCTTCGTGGATCTTTCCGGCCACGCCCACCACATCACGCTTCCTGCTACGGAAGTGGATGCCGATACGTTTGTAAACGGCGTTGCCTTCGACGGCTCCTCGATCCCGGGTTTCCGCGGCATCGAAGAATCCGACATGGTTATGATGCCGGACACAGAATCCAGCTTCATCGATCCATTCACGGATCACCCGACATTGAACATTATGAGCAACATCCACACGCCGGACGGCGAGCGTTATGAGCGCGATCCGCGCAGCATCGCTCAAAAAGCAGAAGAATATCTGCAAACGACCGGTATCGGTACTACGGCATTCTTCGCGCCTGAGTCGGAATTCTTCATTTTCGACGACGTTCGCTACGAAAGCAAAATGAACACTTCGTTCTACTCCGTTGATTCCGACGAAGCCGGCTGGAACACGGGCCGTAAAGAAGAAGGCGGCAACCTGGGTTACAAAATCCCTGTTAAAGGCGGTTATGTTCCGGTAGCTCCAGTGGATGCTCAACAAGACATCCGCAGTGAAATGGTTCGTATCATGCAAGAATCCGGTCTTCGCGTAGAGCGTCATCACCACGAGGTTGCAACTGCCGGCCAAGCCGAAATCAACTTCCGTTTCGACACGCTGACGAAAACTGCCGATAACCTGTTGAAATATAAATACATCATCAATAATGTTGCCCGTCAATACGGTAAAGTCGCAACATTCATGCCTAAACCGCTCTTCGGCGACAACGGCAGCGGCATGCACGTGCACAGCTCCATCTTCAACGGCGATTCCCCGCTGTTCTACGAGAAGGGCGCATATGCAAACCTGAGCCAAATGGCTCTGCACTACATCGGAGGCATTCTGCATCACGCACCAGCGCTGATCGCGATCACGAACCCTTCGACGAACTCGTTCAAACGTCTGGTTCCTGGCTACGAAGCTCCGGTTAACCTGGTGTTCTCGAAAGGTAACCGTTCCGCAGCAATCCGTATTCCGGTTGCCGCTGTTACGCCGAAAGGCTGCCGTATCGAGTTCCGTACGCCGGACTCCACTGCTAACCCTTACCTGGCATTCGCAGCGATGCTGCTTGCAGGTTTGGACGGCATTAAACGTCAACTGGATCCAATCGCTCTTGGCTATGGTCCATTCGACAAAAACATCTACGAACTGTCTGACGAAGACAAAAAAGAAATCCGTTCGGTTCCAGGTACCCTGGACGAAGCGCTTGACGCTCTGGAAGCTGATTCCGAGTTCTTGACTGAAGGCGGCGTATTCTCGCAAGACTTCATCGAAAACTTCATCGCGTTGAAACGCTCCGAATCTAAAGCAGTATCGATCCGTGTTCATCCACACGAGTACAGCCTGTACTTCGACTGCTAA
- the aroF gene encoding 3-deoxy-7-phosphoheptulonate synthase → MIVITKNNEPEERILEIVQHIERTGVQAHVSRGTDRTVIGIIGKAEPTLAEHLRQMKGVENVIKISKSYKLASRDFHPDDTIIDIKGVKIGGDNLTIMGGPCAVETPEQIDEIARLVKAAGGQVLRGGAFKPRTGPYSFQGIGVEGLAMMAEAGKKHGLLTITEVMTPEYVDVCSEYADILQVGTRNMQNFDLLRKLGTVKTPVLLKRGFSATYDEFLNAAEYILAGGNPNVMLCERGIRTFESYTRNTLDLAAIPVLQDLSHLPVISDPSHGTGRRELVEPMSKASVAAGANGLIIEMHTDPDNSMTGDGVQSLFPDQFAKLLKELEQLGNLVGKRFDTPKEPAEYFTTWVK, encoded by the coding sequence ATGATCGTCATAACGAAAAACAACGAACCGGAAGAACGCATATTGGAAATCGTCCAGCACATCGAGAGAACCGGCGTGCAGGCGCATGTATCGCGCGGTACGGACCGTACGGTCATCGGCATTATCGGGAAGGCAGAACCGACGCTTGCGGAGCATCTGCGCCAAATGAAAGGAGTCGAGAACGTTATCAAAATCTCGAAGTCCTACAAACTTGCGAGCCGTGACTTCCATCCCGATGATACGATCATCGATATTAAAGGCGTTAAAATCGGCGGCGACAATCTGACGATCATGGGCGGACCTTGCGCCGTTGAAACGCCGGAGCAAATCGACGAAATCGCGCGGCTGGTCAAAGCGGCAGGCGGGCAGGTTCTCCGCGGCGGCGCCTTCAAACCGCGAACGGGGCCGTACAGCTTCCAAGGCATCGGCGTGGAAGGGCTGGCCATGATGGCGGAAGCGGGCAAGAAGCACGGCCTGCTCACGATCACGGAAGTCATGACGCCGGAATATGTCGACGTCTGCAGCGAATACGCGGACATCCTCCAAGTCGGCACGCGCAATATGCAAAATTTTGATCTGCTGCGGAAGCTTGGGACGGTGAAAACGCCGGTATTGTTGAAACGCGGTTTCAGCGCAACCTATGACGAATTCCTGAATGCTGCGGAATATATACTTGCAGGCGGAAATCCGAACGTTATGCTGTGCGAACGCGGAATCCGAACATTCGAATCTTACACCCGCAACACGCTCGATCTCGCAGCCATCCCCGTGCTGCAAGATCTCAGCCATCTGCCGGTCATCTCCGACCCGAGCCACGGCACGGGTCGCCGCGAGCTGGTAGAGCCGATGTCCAAGGCATCGGTTGCGGCGGGGGCGAACGGGCTCATCATCGAAATGCACACCGATCCGGACAATTCGATGACGGGCGATGGCGTGCAATCGCTCTTCCCGGACCAGTTTGCGAAGCTGCTCAAGGAGCTGGAACAGCTTGGAAACCTTGTAGGCAAGCGGTTTGATACGCCGAAAGAGCCTGCGGAATATTTTACGACGTGGGTGAAATAA
- a CDS encoding DUF2062 domain-containing protein, whose product MSSPRKPRSIKRWLKYNYTKLMRAPGGPSMVALGFSIGIFVEMFTLPTYGLAFFLIFPLIYWFRASFAGALVGFVFGKLIFIPIAFVNSMVGGLVLPNHMRVHIPFLPHWLNHALLVNLKLIVGGVIDGFVLGAIFYFPVRIMIKYVADKRKEKRKLRRSAIEAKPLAE is encoded by the coding sequence ATGTCATCACCAAGAAAACCGCGCTCGATTAAACGATGGCTCAAGTATAATTATACGAAATTAATGCGGGCTCCCGGCGGCCCATCAATGGTGGCGCTCGGCTTTTCAATCGGTATTTTCGTTGAGATGTTCACGCTGCCTACTTATGGATTGGCGTTTTTCCTCATATTTCCGTTGATCTATTGGTTCAGGGCAAGCTTCGCGGGCGCATTGGTCGGATTCGTATTCGGCAAGCTGATTTTCATTCCGATTGCATTCGTCAACAGCATGGTTGGCGGTCTAGTACTGCCCAACCACATGAGAGTTCATATTCCATTCCTTCCGCATTGGCTGAATCATGCGCTGCTCGTGAACTTGAAGCTGATCGTTGGCGGGGTTATCGACGGATTCGTGCTGGGAGCGATATTCTATTTCCCGGTTCGGATCATGATCAAGTACGTGGCGGACAAACGGAAAGAGAAGCGCAAGCTGCGCCGCTCGGCAATAGAAGCCAAACCGCTGGCGGAATAA
- a CDS encoding 4-hydroxy-3-methylbut-2-enyl diphosphate reductase — translation MEIVKISPRGYCYGVVDAMVLALQTARNLDLPRPIYILGMIVHNSHVTEAFKQEGIITLDGENRLEILEQISSGTVIFTAHGVSPEVRRRAKERGLTVVDATCPDVTKTHDLIREKVAEDYEVIYIGKKGHPEPEGAIGIAPEHVHLVEREADIDALTLQSDRIIITNQTTMSQWDIRVLISKLLIAFPGAEIHNEICLATQVRQEAVAEQAGEAELCIVVGDPRSNNSNRLAQVSEEIAGVPAYRVADVSEIDRAWLIGKKRVAVTSGASTPTPLTKEVIGYLEQYEDENPETWEIRRTVNMDKLLPTIRVKSVQ, via the coding sequence ATGGAAATTGTAAAAATATCGCCGCGCGGTTATTGCTACGGTGTCGTCGATGCCATGGTTCTAGCGTTGCAAACGGCCCGCAACTTGGATTTGCCGAGGCCGATCTATATTCTGGGCATGATTGTTCATAATAGTCATGTAACGGAAGCGTTCAAGCAGGAAGGCATCATTACGCTCGACGGCGAGAATCGCCTGGAAATCCTGGAGCAGATTTCGAGCGGAACCGTTATTTTCACGGCGCACGGCGTCTCGCCGGAAGTTCGCAGGCGGGCGAAGGAACGGGGACTCACCGTTGTCGATGCGACTTGTCCGGACGTGACCAAGACTCATGATTTGATTCGCGAGAAAGTGGCGGAAGATTATGAGGTCATCTATATCGGCAAGAAAGGGCATCCGGAGCCTGAAGGCGCGATCGGGATCGCGCCCGAGCACGTTCACCTGGTCGAGCGCGAAGCGGATATTGACGCGTTGACGCTTCAATCGGACCGTATCATTATTACGAATCAGACGACGATGTCCCAGTGGGATATCCGCGTGCTGATCAGCAAGCTGCTGATTGCGTTTCCCGGAGCGGAAATTCATAACGAGATTTGTCTCGCGACCCAGGTCAGGCAGGAAGCGGTCGCCGAACAGGCGGGGGAAGCGGAGCTCTGCATCGTCGTCGGCGATCCACGAAGCAACAACTCCAACCGTTTGGCGCAGGTGTCGGAAGAAATCGCCGGCGTTCCGGCTTACCGGGTTGCCGACGTTTCCGAGATCGACCGCGCATGGCTGATCGGCAAGAAACGGGTAGCCGTTACTTCGGGGGCATCCACGCCGACGCCGCTGACGAAGGAAGTCATCGGTTATTTGGAACAATACGAAGACGAGAATCCTGAAACCTGGGAGATTCGGCGTACGGTCAATATGGATAAATTGCTTCCGACGATACGCGTGAAATCGGTTCAGTAA
- a CDS encoding sensor histidine kinase — protein sequence MSIRLRLTLWYSVILAVTLVVFGIAFYYFVSYNTYHVMKDKIATQANAINITSSLDSFDNILIARESLLGDEELFIQVYNYKRGVYQQTPNLKSLDEKFPQPDAKQVSKADEGFKHVKLGGKYPFLVYQHLLKQGNEVFGLLQVGAYSGTEDRYMSELRTTLIFSLIVVVLIAFTISFFLARQALRPIENVIQASNSIQNGSDLSMRIPRVGPNDELGRLTDTLNGMLGRMETTYNELDEAYKAQRRFVSDASHELRTPLTTIRGNIELLERMWPPALEAGGDAEAGDDDPAARSDRSRMTMTREAMHDIAGEAKRMSNLVNDLLALARADAGYEMEKTTQPLLPLVEDVARRAQLLPRQADWKIGNLTAIDNVQVNAHADFLRQLLFIFVENAFKYTPSGYVEMRAIRSQDQAGVIIKDTGIGMNNKEVPHIFERFYRADESRGETSGTGLGLSIAKWIIDEHGGSVEVSTREGEGTTFTVWLPIAFHGRMNEV from the coding sequence ATGTCGATCCGTCTGCGCCTTACGCTCTGGTATTCGGTCATCTTGGCAGTCACGCTCGTCGTGTTCGGCATAGCGTTCTATTATTTCGTCAGCTACAACACTTATCATGTGATGAAAGACAAAATCGCGACGCAAGCCAACGCCATCAACATCACCTCTTCGCTGGATTCGTTCGATAACATTCTGATTGCTCGGGAGTCGCTGCTTGGCGACGAAGAGCTGTTCATTCAAGTGTACAACTACAAACGAGGCGTCTATCAGCAGACGCCGAATTTGAAGAGCCTTGACGAGAAGTTCCCGCAGCCCGACGCGAAGCAGGTGTCGAAAGCGGACGAAGGGTTCAAGCATGTGAAGCTGGGCGGCAAATATCCGTTTCTCGTGTATCAGCATTTACTGAAGCAAGGGAACGAAGTGTTCGGCCTGCTGCAGGTGGGCGCTTATTCGGGCACGGAAGACCGATATATGAGCGAACTTCGCACGACGCTGATCTTTTCCTTGATCGTTGTCGTGCTGATCGCCTTTACGATCAGTTTCTTCTTGGCGCGCCAAGCGCTGAGGCCGATCGAGAACGTCATACAAGCGAGCAACAGCATCCAGAACGGATCCGATCTCAGCATGCGGATCCCGAGAGTCGGGCCGAACGACGAGCTTGGCCGCCTGACCGATACGCTGAACGGCATGCTGGGCCGAATGGAGACGACCTATAACGAGCTGGACGAAGCTTATAAAGCGCAGCGCCGATTCGTGTCGGATGCTTCCCATGAGCTGCGCACGCCGCTCACGACGATCCGCGGCAACATCGAGCTGCTCGAGCGCATGTGGCCTCCTGCTCTGGAAGCGGGCGGCGACGCCGAAGCCGGTGACGACGATCCGGCGGCCCGCAGCGATCGAAGCCGAATGACGATGACGCGGGAAGCGATGCACGATATTGCGGGCGAAGCGAAGCGAATGTCCAACCTCGTCAACGATCTGCTGGCGCTTGCCCGCGCGGACGCCGGCTACGAAATGGAGAAGACGACGCAGCCGCTGCTTCCCCTTGTCGAGGACGTCGCGCGCAGAGCGCAGCTGCTTCCAAGACAGGCAGATTGGAAAATCGGGAACCTAACTGCCATCGACAACGTACAAGTAAATGCGCATGCTGATTTTTTGCGTCAGCTGCTGTTCATCTTCGTGGAAAATGCGTTCAAATATACGCCGAGCGGCTATGTCGAAATGCGCGCCATCCGTTCGCAGGATCAAGCCGGCGTCATTATCAAGGATACGGGGATCGGCATGAACAATAAGGAAGTTCCTCATATCTTCGAACGCTTCTACCGGGCGGACGAATCCAGGGGCGAGACGAGCGGCACGGGACTCGGACTGTCGATCGCCAAGTGGATTATCGATGAGCACGGCGGTTCGGTCGAGGTATCGACGCGCGAAGGAGAAGGCACGACATTCACCGTGTGGCTCCCGATTGCTTTCCACGGCCGGATGAATGAAGTATAA
- a CDS encoding response regulator transcription factor has protein sequence MRPHILVVDDDDKITSLLRRSLAFEGYEVATAKNGLEGLKQMLSSDPNLLILDVMMPQVDGWEVCRRVREGGSSVPILMLTAKDDIQDRVKGLDLGADDYLVKPFALEELLARVRALLRRKPDKLEDSSSRLQFEDLTLDLDSREAIRSGRRIDLTAKEFDLLQLLMQNPRRVLTRDAIMDKIWGFDYSGESNVLEVYIAMLRQKTEDGSGSRLIQTVRGTGYVLRGEGG, from the coding sequence ATGAGACCGCATATACTGGTAGTAGACGACGACGATAAAATCACTTCTTTGCTCAGGCGCAGCCTGGCATTCGAAGGCTATGAAGTAGCAACCGCGAAAAACGGTCTTGAGGGATTGAAACAAATGCTGTCCAGCGATCCGAATCTGCTCATCCTGGATGTGATGATGCCGCAGGTCGACGGCTGGGAAGTGTGCCGGCGGGTGCGCGAAGGCGGCAGCTCGGTGCCGATCCTGATGCTCACCGCTAAGGATGACATTCAAGATCGCGTGAAAGGCCTGGATCTTGGCGCGGACGATTACTTGGTGAAGCCGTTCGCGCTCGAAGAGCTGCTGGCCCGCGTCAGGGCGCTGCTTCGGCGGAAACCGGATAAGCTCGAGGACAGCTCGAGCCGGCTGCAGTTCGAGGATCTCACGCTAGACCTCGATTCCAGGGAAGCGATTCGAAGCGGACGCCGCATCGATCTGACGGCCAAGGAGTTCGACCTGCTTCAGCTGCTGATGCAGAATCCCCGCCGGGTGCTGACGCGCGATGCGATCATGGACAAAATCTGGGGCTTTGATTACAGCGGCGAGTCCAACGTGCTCGAAGTGTATATCGCCATGCTTCGCCAGAAAACGGAGGACGGCAGCGGTTCGCGGCTGATTCAAACCGTGCGCGGAACGGGATACGTGCTTCGGGGCGAAGGGGGCTGA
- a CDS encoding S1C family serine protease, whose amino-acid sequence MDDQNKKNDFDDFFKPTREENNGENGESNNRAHDVKPEEGETGKSSYYYSYGPFKPGSDDAVVRDEYDDRTASEPQQSDAAQQQSPDSHNPVEVTPPAQLRPFAPSQPARSSWQAKEPKRSPFKAMFASFMVGVVAVGALMVASDKENWFTSEQPALVQQANPATPAVGSAGDGGSVSTASDVVRPNNIAQLFANASPAVVKIETFTKQQQRNSQQGSMDDFFSQFFGDDGSGGQGQGGNGQDNGQQNGSQDSSGDLTPEGIGTGFFFDSTGYILTNQHVVADADEIQVTVQGYSKPFVAKKLGSDYNLDLAVLKVENTKAFPTLPIGSSDKINIGDWVVAIGNPYGFDHTVTVGVLSAKERPISIPDSEGTREYQHLLQTDASINPGNSGGPLLNLNGEVVGINTAVSSQAQGIGFAIPTSTITEVLDNLKSNKEIPKAPVPFIGATLAEITDALAKELGLNSTDGSVVSDIMYKSPAYMADLRQYDVITGLDGTKYNREDLIAAIQKKKVGDSATLNIIRNGQKMDLKVTIGNKNDFATQQQ is encoded by the coding sequence ATGGACGATCAGAACAAAAAGAATGACTTCGACGATTTTTTCAAACCGACACGTGAAGAGAACAACGGAGAAAACGGCGAATCCAACAATAGAGCACATGATGTAAAGCCGGAAGAAGGCGAGACGGGGAAATCGTCTTACTACTATTCCTACGGACCGTTCAAGCCGGGTTCGGATGATGCGGTCGTACGCGATGAGTACGATGACCGCACGGCTTCCGAACCGCAGCAGTCAGATGCAGCGCAGCAGCAAAGCCCGGATTCGCACAACCCGGTGGAAGTGACGCCGCCGGCGCAATTGCGGCCGTTCGCGCCGTCGCAGCCGGCTCGCAGCAGCTGGCAGGCGAAAGAGCCGAAGCGCTCCCCGTTCAAAGCCATGTTCGCTTCCTTCATGGTCGGCGTTGTCGCCGTCGGTGCGCTGATGGTCGCATCCGATAAAGAAAACTGGTTCACATCGGAGCAACCGGCACTCGTTCAACAGGCGAACCCTGCGACTCCTGCAGTCGGCAGCGCGGGAGACGGCGGCAGCGTATCCACGGCATCCGACGTCGTGAGACCGAACAATATCGCGCAGCTGTTCGCGAACGCGAGCCCGGCGGTCGTGAAGATCGAGACGTTCACGAAACAGCAGCAGAGGAACAGCCAGCAAGGTAGCATGGATGACTTCTTCAGCCAATTCTTCGGCGACGACGGCTCGGGCGGTCAAGGCCAAGGAGGAAACGGCCAAGATAACGGCCAGCAGAACGGAAGCCAAGATAGCAGCGGCGATCTGACGCCGGAAGGGATCGGTACCGGATTCTTCTTCGATTCCACGGGCTACATTTTGACCAATCAGCACGTCGTGGCGGATGCCGATGAAATTCAAGTCACCGTTCAAGGCTACAGCAAGCCGTTCGTGGCGAAGAAACTCGGTTCCGATTACAACCTCGACCTTGCCGTCTTGAAAGTAGAGAACACGAAGGCGTTCCCGACGCTTCCGATCGGCAGCTCGGATAAAATCAACATCGGCGACTGGGTCGTTGCCATCGGTAACCCGTACGGCTTCGATCACACGGTTACGGTCGGCGTACTGAGCGCCAAAGAACGTCCGATCTCGATACCGGATTCCGAAGGCACGCGCGAGTATCAGCATTTGCTGCAAACGGACGCTTCCATTAACCCGGGCAACTCCGGCGGACCGCTGCTGAACCTGAACGGCGAAGTCGTCGGCATCAATACGGCGGTCAGCTCGCAGGCGCAAGGGATCGGCTTCGCCATTCCGACCAGCACGATTACCGAAGTACTGGATAACTTGAAATCGAACAAGGAAATTCCAAAAGCGCCGGTTCCGTTCATCGGAGCGACATTGGCCGAAATTACGGACGCGCTCGCCAAAGAGCTTGGTCTGAACAGCACGGATGGATCCGTCGTTTCCGATATCATGTACAAATCGCCGGCTTACATGGCCGACCTGAGACAATATGACGTTATTACGGGGCTCGACGGCACGAAGTATAACCGTGAAGATCTCATTGCCGCCATTCAGAAGAAGAAGGTTGGCGATTCGGCTACGCTGAACATTATCCGCAACGGCCAGAAGATGGATTTGAAAGTGACGATCGGCAACAAGAACGACTTCGCGACGCAGCAACAATAA
- a CDS encoding YugN-like family protein: MIPLESKLESSEKEFTEVKSMLEEHEFALGGNWDYEHGYFDRSLDEAHMVWLRMPFAVINGAIDDSTQDLDAKIKLGQPFVLKHVYNEGLDKHAQVQPIGALMNQFQEPVDPDASIESKWVTKAKNVLAEVEEQLLH, from the coding sequence ATGATCCCCCTTGAATCGAAGCTGGAATCCAGCGAGAAAGAATTTACGGAAGTGAAAAGCATGCTGGAGGAGCACGAGTTCGCGCTCGGCGGCAACTGGGATTACGAGCACGGCTATTTCGACCGCTCGTTGGACGAGGCGCATATGGTGTGGCTGCGAATGCCGTTCGCGGTCATTAACGGCGCGATCGACGACTCGACGCAGGACTTGGATGCCAAAATCAAGCTCGGCCAGCCGTTCGTCCTGAAGCATGTGTACAATGAGGGACTGGATAAGCATGCGCAAGTACAGCCGATCGGCGCCTTGATGAATCAATTTCAAGAACCGGTCGATCCCGATGCCAGCATCGAATCCAAATGGGTAACGAAAGCGAAAAACGTGCTCGCGGAAGTAGAAGAACAGCTGCTTCACTAG
- a CDS encoding response regulator transcription factor translates to MSANNGWKIMIVDDHDMVRAGLRTYLMLDPKFEVIAEAANGKEAIDMLRAGIADGPPQIVLMDLMMPVMDGVEATRIMMKEFPQLKIVMLTSFLEDEKVVAAVEAGAVSYVLKTVSAEELIYALNGAAKGMPVMTHDVSQALTRGLRQRSAQGADEGLTEREKEVLLLIAEGMSNKEIADELHISIKTVKTHVSNLLMKCELEDRTQLAVFAHRKGWVKTG, encoded by the coding sequence ATGAGCGCGAATAACGGATGGAAGATAATGATTGTCGACGACCATGATATGGTGCGTGCCGGACTGCGCACGTACTTGATGCTGGACCCGAAATTCGAAGTCATCGCCGAAGCGGCGAACGGCAAGGAAGCCATCGATATGCTTCGCGCGGGCATTGCGGACGGCCCGCCTCAGATCGTGCTGATGGACCTGATGATGCCGGTGATGGACGGCGTGGAAGCGACGCGCATCATGATGAAGGAATTTCCGCAGCTGAAGATCGTCATGCTGACGAGTTTTCTGGAAGACGAGAAGGTTGTCGCGGCCGTCGAGGCCGGCGCGGTCAGCTACGTGCTGAAGACTGTGTCCGCGGAGGAATTGATCTATGCGCTGAACGGCGCCGCCAAAGGCATGCCGGTCATGACGCATGACGTCTCCCAGGCGCTGACGCGGGGACTTCGTCAGCGCAGCGCGCAGGGAGCGGACGAAGGGTTGACGGAGCGGGAGAAGGAAGTGCTGCTGCTCATCGCGGAAGGCATGTCGAACAAGGAGATCGCCGACGAGCTTCATATCAGCATCAAGACGGTCAAGACGCACGTCAGCAACCTGCTGATGAAATGCGAGCTCGAGGATCGTACGCAGCTGGCCGTATTCGCCCATCGCAAAGGTTGGGTAAAGACGGGATAA
- a CDS encoding sensor histidine kinase, with protein sequence MMVRLFRNSKWDMILLFIASSAVSVLIWEIGCGMLPEAKLQNDWWIGVVVLFLLVSAGFGYWAAKRIQRQIDMMVIGLKQAAHGNYGTRLPEEGAFTPAFREFNDMLESLDERTQWIQRSGEEQVMREAASNEAAVLEERRRLARDLHDTVSQQLFAIHMSASSLPKLLELNPDRASDVMGQLITMSSMAQKQMRGFIAQLRPMELEGRSLQEALDKWFPDYCRQNGLQGVMEWRVKEKLSEAKEHQLFLIIQEAMANIVKHAGAETALLTVAETERQIVMTLQDDGAGFRADQVKRGSYGLSTMRERAGKLGGDASIISKPGSGTRVRVTLPNYVNKKGAERNDERE encoded by the coding sequence ATGATGGTCCGTTTGTTTCGAAACAGCAAGTGGGATATGATCCTGCTCTTCATTGCTTCTTCCGCCGTTTCGGTTCTGATTTGGGAGATCGGCTGCGGGATGCTGCCTGAGGCGAAGCTGCAAAATGACTGGTGGATCGGCGTCGTCGTCCTCTTCCTGCTCGTCAGCGCGGGCTTCGGCTATTGGGCGGCGAAACGGATTCAGCGTCAAATCGATATGATGGTCATCGGCTTGAAACAGGCCGCGCACGGGAATTACGGCACGAGACTTCCGGAAGAAGGCGCTTTTACGCCCGCGTTCCGGGAGTTTAACGATATGCTTGAATCGCTGGATGAGCGGACGCAGTGGATTCAACGCTCCGGCGAAGAACAGGTCATGCGCGAAGCGGCTTCTAATGAAGCAGCCGTTCTCGAGGAACGCCGCCGGCTGGCGCGGGATCTGCACGATACCGTCAGCCAGCAGCTTTTTGCTATCCATATGTCCGCGTCATCCCTGCCGAAACTGCTGGAGCTGAATCCCGACCGCGCGAGCGACGTAATGGGTCAGCTTATCACGATGTCATCGATGGCGCAGAAGCAGATGAGAGGATTCATCGCCCAGCTTCGTCCCATGGAGCTTGAAGGCAGGTCTCTGCAAGAAGCGCTGGACAAATGGTTTCCGGACTATTGCCGGCAGAACGGTTTGCAAGGCGTCATGGAATGGCGCGTGAAGGAGAAGCTCTCGGAAGCGAAGGAGCATCAGCTGTTCTTGATCATTCAAGAGGCGATGGCGAACATCGTCAAGCATGCGGGAGCGGAGACGGCGCTGCTGACGGTCGCGGAGACGGAGCGGCAGATCGTCATGACGCTGCAGGATGACGGGGCCGGATTCCGGGCGGATCAGGTGAAACGCGGTTCCTACGGCCTTTCCACCATGCGCGAAAGAGCCGGCAAGCTGGGCGGCGATGCTTCGATCATCAGCAAGCCGGGAAGCGGAACGAGGGTCAGAGTCACCTTGCCGAATTATGTGAACAAAAAAGGAGCCGAGCGAAACGATGAGCGCGAATAA